The Bifidobacterium bifidum ATCC 29521 = JCM 1255 = DSM 20456 region CAGGTACTGGAGATGGGCCGGATCCTCCTCGATCTTGGAGCGCACGCGCTTGACGTGCACGTCGAGGGTCTTCGTGTCGCCGACGTAATCGGAGCCCCAGATGCGGTCGATGAGCTGGTGTCGGGTCATCACGCGCCCCTTGTTCTGCATGAGGTATTCGAGCAGTTCGAATTCCTTGAGCGGGAAGAACACGCTTTCGCCGCGCACGGTGACCTGATGCTGGCCAACCTGCATGGAGATGTCGCCGCACACCAGCGGGATGTCGTCGTCGACCACACCGCTGGCCTCGACCGCGCCCTGATTGCGCCGCAGGACCGCGCGGATGCGCGCGAGCAGCTCGCGGAACGAGTAGGGCTTGGTCACGTAATCGTCCGCGCCGATCTCCAGACCGACGACTTTGTCGATCTCGGCGCTTTTGGCGGTGAGCATGATGATCGGCACGCGGCTCTGCTCGCGGATGCGCCGGCACAGGGCCGTGCCGTCGATGCCCGGCAGCATCAGGTCGAGCAGCACCAGGTCGATGCCGCCCTTGGTGAACAGCTCCAGGCCCTCCTCACCGCTGGCTGCGGCGGAGACGTCGTAGCCCTCGCGCGTCAGCTGGTACACCAAGGGCTCACGATATGATTCCTCGTCTTCCACGATGAGAATGCGTGTCATGTTTACCTTTCACACATACTGTGTTCAATGTCCGTACCGTCACCATCGTAGCGTGTTCCGGCACCGCCCGCATTCGGCTCCGAAGACTACGTTGCTTTTCCGCGGGTTTCACGATGGGTGGCCGACGCGCCGGGGAGACCGTGGCGGCGGGTCTACTCCTGCGTCGCGGCGTCGCCGCCTCCCGGCGCGCCGACGGTCTCGCCGGGCGCTTCGCCGTCATCCGCCCGCTCGCCGTCATCGTCATCCGGTTCGGGGGCGACCGGCAGCTCGATGGTGAACGTGGAGCCTTCGCCCTCGCGCGACCATACGGAGATCGTACCGCCGCACTCCTGCACGCAATGCTTGGTGATGGCCAGGCCAAGCCCCGAGCCGCCCGTGGCCCGCGACCGCGCCGGATCGACCCGGTAGAACCGTTCGAATACGCGGTCCAGCGACGCCGAGGGGATGCCGATGCCCTGGTCGATCACGCGAATCGTCATGGAGCTTGGGTCCTTGCACAGCGAGACGCTCACGCTGACCGTCGTGTATTCGGGCGAGTAGCGGATGGCGTTTTCGACGAGGTTCTTCACGGCCATGGTGAGGGTCTCCCGGTCGACCATGATGGCGATGTCGCGCTGCGCCTCGTCGTCCGCGGCGGCGTCAGCGTCGACCGGCGCCTGCTCGCCGCGCAGCGACAGCCGTATGGCGATGTGCTTCGCACCGGCCTGCACCAGGTTCTCGCCGACGGCCGCGCGCACCACCGACATGGCGGATATGCGCTGCGCCTTGAGCATCGCCGGCGCGTCCTGCGCGCGCTGCAGTTCGATCAGGTGGGTCACCAGTTCGGTCAGCCGCGCGGACTCCTTGGTGATGCGGCCGGCGAAATACCGCACGGCGCCAGGGTCATCCGCCGCGTCGGAGACGGTTTCGGCGAGCAGCGAGATCGCGCCTGCGGGGGTCTTCAGCTCGTGGGAGACATTGGTGACGAAGTCGCGGCGCATCCGCTCGAACCGACGCTGCTCGGTCACGTCGTTGATGAACACCGCGTACAGACCGTCGCAGATATGGCCGACGCGTACGCGCAGGTAGCTGTCGGAGGGCGCAGAGCTGCCGGCGGTGACACCTCGTCCGGAAATCGCGCTCGACATGCGGGTCAGGTCGAGCGAGACGCACATCTCGCGTTCCCGCACGCCCCCGTTCTCCACCACGACGTGCAGGATGTCGAGGATCTCGTCCTTGACGATCCAGCCGTTCTCGATGACATCGACGTTCACCTGGCTTTTGCTGGAGCACCGCACGGAACCGTTGCCGTCGCAGACGATCACCTCGGACGGCATGACGTCGATGAGCCCCTGTTCCGCCTCGCGCACCGGCACGTCGGTGCCGAACAGCGAGCCGGAATCGCTCCCCTGTCCCGCCAGCGTGTCGCGTTCGCCGGACTCGCGCCCCAGCGCGTACGACCTCGATACGGCAATCACCAACACGATAATCGTCACCAGCACCGCCAACGCCACATGCACCCATGTCATCGGACCCGTCCCGCCTTTCCTCGGCCCTGCACCGCTCTCATCCACCCGCACCGATGATGCGGATGCGGATGGTTTCAGCGTAACGGCTCCGCACGTCCCGCCGCCAGCGCGACTACGTAAGTTTGCCAGTTGTTCAACTTGCCGTGTCCTTCCGCGGCACAGCCCGTCGGAGCGAGCCGCGCACGGCGTCACATGCGCCGCAGGATGTCGAGCACGATGCGGGCCGCGGTATCCGCGTATTCGGAGATGTCGAAGCCCTTGAACTCCTCGTAGTCGGTGTCGGCGTTGTCGCTCAGCGCGCGGATCACCAGCGCGGGTACTTCGTTTCGGGCGGCGACGTGCGCCACGGATGCGCCTTCCATCTCGACGGCGTCGGCGCCGGTGTCGTGGATGACCTTGGCGATCTGCGCCGGCGTATCGACGAAGTAGTTGCCGGACGCGATGATGCCGATGATGTGCGTGACGCCCATGGCCGCGAGCGCCTGGTCGGCGAGGGACAGCAGACGGTCGTCGGAGTGGAATTCCTCGACGGGCTGCTGCTCGGTGCCGGGCTTCCATTGGCCGACGAGTCGCATGTCGGTGTCGAGGTAGCGCAGTGTGCCGCCGAGCACCACGTCGTTGATGTGCAGGTTCCGGTTGAGGTTGCCGGCGATGCCGGAGAAGA contains the following coding sequences:
- a CDS encoding response regulator transcription factor, with product MTRILIVEDEESYREPLVYQLTREGYDVSAAASGEEGLELFTKGGIDLVLLDLMLPGIDGTALCRRIREQSRVPIIMLTAKSAEIDKVVGLEIGADDYVTKPYSFRELLARIRAVLRRNQGAVEASGVVDDDIPLVCGDISMQVGQHQVTVRGESVFFPLKEFELLEYLMQNKGRVMTRHQLIDRIWGSDYVGDTKTLDVHVKRVRSKIEEDPAHLQYLTTVRGLGYKIDSPQQ
- a CDS encoding sensor histidine kinase, producing MTWVHVALAVLVTIIVLVIAVSRSYALGRESGERDTLAGQGSDSGSLFGTDVPVREAEQGLIDVMPSEVIVCDGNGSVRCSSKSQVNVDVIENGWIVKDEILDILHVVVENGGVREREMCVSLDLTRMSSAISGRGVTAGSSAPSDSYLRVRVGHICDGLYAVFINDVTEQRRFERMRRDFVTNVSHELKTPAGAISLLAETVSDAADDPGAVRYFAGRITKESARLTELVTHLIELQRAQDAPAMLKAQRISAMSVVRAAVGENLVQAGAKHIAIRLSLRGEQAPVDADAAADDEAQRDIAIMVDRETLTMAVKNLVENAIRYSPEYTTVSVSVSLCKDPSSMTIRVIDQGIGIPSASLDRVFERFYRVDPARSRATGGSGLGLAITKHCVQECGGTISVWSREGEGSTFTIELPVAPEPDDDDGERADDGEAPGETVGAPGGGDAATQE
- the mtnN gene encoding 5'-methylthioadenosine/S-adenosylhomocysteine nucleosidase; the encoded protein is MTTIAIIGALDDEVALIAASLNDVTHDRQAGLDVTRGTLGTNDGGTVTAVATVGGMGLVNAAATTQHLIDAYHPDAVIFSGIAGNLNRNLHINDVVLGGTLRYLDTDMRLVGQWKPGTEQQPVEEFHSDDRLLSLADQALAAMGVTHIIGIIASGNYFVDTPAQIAKVIHDTGADAVEMEGASVAHVAARNEVPALVIRALSDNADTDYEEFKGFDISEYADTAARIVLDILRRM